The following coding sequences are from one Loxodonta africana isolate mLoxAfr1 chromosome 18, mLoxAfr1.hap2, whole genome shotgun sequence window:
- the CCT6B gene encoding T-complex protein 1 subunit zeta-2 isoform X3: protein MQIQHPTASLIAKVATAQDDITGDGTTSNVLIIGELLKQADLYISEGLHPRIITEGFEAAKTKALEVLEEVKIKKEMKREILLDVARTSLRTKVHAELADVLTEAVVDSVLAVRRPGYPIDLFMVEIMEMKHKSETDTTLIRGLVLDHGVRHPDMKKRVEDAFILTCNVSLEYEKTEVNSSFFYKTAEEKEKLVKAERKFIEDRVQKIIDLKEKVCGHSNKGFIVINQKGIDPLSLDALAKHGIVALRRAKRRNMERLSLACGGVAVNSFEDLTADCLGHAGLVYEYTLGEEKFTFIEDCVNPRSVTLLVKGPNKHTLTQIKNAMRDGLGAVRNAIEDGCVVPGAGAVEVAIAKTLGTYKHSVKGRARLGVQAFADALLIIPKVLAQNSGFDQQETLLKVQAEHSESKQLVGVDLDTGEPMVAAEAGIWDNYCVKKQLLHSCTVIATNILLVDEIMRAGMSSLKG, encoded by the exons GGCCTGCACCCTAGAATAATAACTGAAGGATTTGAAGCTGCAAAGACAAAAGCACTTGAAGTTTTGGaggaagttaaaataaaaaaggagatgaAAAGAGAAATCCTCTTAGATGTGGCTAGAACATCTTTACGAACTAAAGTTCACGCAGAGCTGGCTGACGTGTTAACAGAG GCTGTGGTGGATTCTGTTTTGGCTGTGAGAAGACCGGGTTACCCTATTGACCTCTTCATGGTAGAAATCATGGAGATGAAGCATAAATCAGAAACAGATACAAC ATTGATCAGAGGATTAGTTTTGGATCATGGTGTCCGTCATCCAGATATGAAGAAGCGTGTAGAAGATGCATTTATCCTTACTTGCAATGTATCACTAGAATATGAAAAAAC AGAGGTGAATTCTAGTTTCTTTTATAAGACTGCGGAAGAGAAAGAGAAGTTAGTAAAAGCTGAAAGAAAATTTATTGAAGATAGAGTGCAAAAAATAATAGACCTGAAAGAGAAAGTCTGTGGTCATTCCAACAAAGGATTTATTGTCATTAATCAGAAG GGAATTGATCCGCTTTCCTTAGATGCTCTTGCAAAACATGGCATAGTAGCTCTTCGCAGAGCAAAAAGGAGAAATATGGAAAG ACTGTCTCTGGCTTGTGGTGGAGTGGCTGTGAATTCTTTTGAAGATCTCACTGCAGATTGCTTGGGACATGCTGGTCTTGTATATGAGTATACATTA GGTGAAGAAAAGTTTACTTTTATCGAGGACTGTGTTAACCCTCGCTCTGTCACCTTGTTGGTTAAGGGACCTAATAAACATACTCTCACACAGATCAAGAATGCCATGAGAGATGGACTTGGGGCTGTCAGAAATGCAATTGAAGATG GCTGCGTGGTTCCAGGGGCTGGTGCAGTTGAAGTGGCAATAGCTAAAACTCTCGGTACATACAAGCACAGTGTAAAAGGAAGAGCTCGTCTTGGAGTCCAAGCTTTTGCTGACGCCTTACTCATTATTCCCAAG GTTCTTGCTCAGAATTCTGGTTTTGACCAGCAGGAAACACTGTTAAAAGTTCAGGCTGAGCATTCAGAATCAAAACAACTTGTTGGCGTAGATTTGGATACAG GTGAACCAATGGTAGCAGCAGAGGCAGGAATTTGGGATAATTACTGTGTGAAAAAACAACTTCTTCACTCTTG CACGGTGATTGCCACCAACATTCTCCTGGTTGATGAAATTATGCGAGCTGGGATGTCTTCTCTCAAAGGGTGA